Within Rissa tridactyla isolate bRisTri1 chromosome 4, bRisTri1.patW.cur.20221130, whole genome shotgun sequence, the genomic segment CTCTGCTTGCACAATGCCCCTTTTGAAGCAAGGGCATCTCTCATTGTGTGGCTCCAGATAAGCCCCAGAGCCTCACCCTTTGCTATAgcagccccctctccctcctgaGCCCGCGAGGGCTCCTTGACCTCCCACGTATCTCTGCAGGCATCGCAGGATTTGGTTGCAAGCATTCCCATGATTAAGCACCCATCTCAGTGCCAGGTTGACCTCCTCACCCTTCGTCTTGTGCCACTGCCACTGGCAGGGTGGCCACGTGCTGCTGCTCCATGGGTGCTTGGACAGCCCAACGAGTGTGCAACAGGCACAGCTGCTGGAAACCACATGGAGACAAGGAGCACCGAGAATGCCACTTCCCTGCTCCACACTATGCTGCCGACTGCTGCTGCACCCTGCACGGGGAGTGGAGCAAAGCCTGGAAGGGACAACTGCTGGACCCTGGGGGGTCCCCATCTCTCCACGCCCAATGAAAAGCTATACCTCTGTAGCTCAAACGGCCCATGTGCTTGAGTGCATTGCCCCAACTACACATCCCCAGCTACCAGTGGCCATACTGGGGCACCTCCCAGGGGCTGGCCATCCCCAAAAGCTGCTGTTGGGGGTGCAGACCCCTCCAGGTGTGTGGGGACTGTGTTTTGGCAGGCTGCTGGTGCAGCGCAGGGGTGCATTGGCTGGCAGCACCTCCTCTGGGGCTATTTATTTCACAAGCCACCAAATTTGCTCTCCAGGGAAAAGGAGGCATGCAGTCACTGCTGATGCTCTCTGCTCCCCTTTTGGGGCAACACACACCCAGGGGTGGGCAGAGAAGCCTCAGCAGTGGCTGCCAAGTGTGAGATCAGTGATGGGGATGCGGGTGATGTTTTGGGGTCCCCCCAGGTGCTCTCCGAGGACTTGCTTGCCTCAAGATCTGACCTTTACTGTCAGTAAAACTTGCACAAACTTGTAATTGTTAACTAGTTGTCCCATAATGAGCTTGTTATTTTTTCGGGACAGGGTTCGAAAATGCTAGACATCTACAGTAGTAAAGATTTTATTGTGCTGGCAATGGACTGTAAAACTTGATTACATGACACTGGGGATTGCCTAAACCTCGTTCCCACTGATGCAATTGCTCGGGGTTGGGGGGATGTGAGTAAGGGAGGTGGCTTCAAGTCACGTCTGCAGGTGGTTTAGCACAAAGGGCAGGAGCCAGGAGTAGCCCACTCCCACCCAGCCGCTCCCACCCTTAGGCCAAGTGAGCCCAACATGGAGCTGAGGAGCTGGGGTGGTCACTGGAAGCACACGTGGTGGAAATGATGGACAAGCGTTTGGCCCGTCGCTGCCTAATCACATGGAAAACATAGGGAAGCGCAACCTGGAAGGAGTGAGCCAaaatttttctgtagaaaaagcttttctgtcaAGAAACGGGCTCCCCTCTCGGCCCCTTCTCTCAGTTTGCTGCTGACAAGGGACTTTTCCATCTAAGACAAAACTTTCCGCAGTTTATATCCATTTTATATCTGTTTATATCACTGCTAGagtttttcttatttcaaaggACCATTTATGGTAAGAAAATATGATTTCCAATAAATAATCAAAGTGATCATATTttggacaggggaaaaaaaaatcatagtaggaaactttaaaaaaaaaaaaattggcccaTGTTGAACTTTGAGACAGCATgatatcttttttccttccaataaAACTTCTGGCTTATTTCTGCACCCGAACTGCAGCGAGCCAAGAGGGATTCCTAAACGCTCGGGTACAGTCAGCCTTTCCCCTGCTGGGGCATGTTGCAGAAATACCACAAGTTTTTCAAAGCTACGTCCAGGATTTGGTTTGCCTAGAGTAAGAGAAGCAACAGACTAATAACATGGCACTtccaacacaaaataaaatagcttttgggtttttttttgctacatCAGTGGGGGaagccctggggaagggggaagcccATCAGGGGAACTACCCAGAAGGAAGAAGGTAGTGGACAGAGGAGTCTCCTTAAAAAGTCCCACTGTCAGTAAAATATGAGTGCAGGTGAGCTCAGGTAATGTTCAAAAGTGCAAGAAGGAAAACCCTAAATGGCAGATCTCAGAGCGTGATTAACCTGGGGAGCACCCTGCTCGGGAGCCTTTCCAAGGTGACCACCGGCCTGAGGTCTATCAGGCCTCACGCAGTTTAGTGACTACAGGAAAACGACTGCGAAGGGAATCCGTAGCATAATTCTGCAGGTTGTCCCCCGTCGTGTGAGATGCTGGTTGGGGCGTCCCTGCTCCGGAGGAAGCATGAGTGGCACAAGGCTTCTGCTCCTGGCTTTGACAATCTACTTCAAAATGGTAAAATGCCAGGGTTTATCCTGTGTAGCTGCTATTTCTCCACCTTCTCCCAGTAGAAAGGAGGTCTGAGTAAGTGAATTCCCTGTTCTCATATCTTGCTGAAACCTGAGACCCTCTTCATGGGTATACCACTAGGTCATTCAAGTACATCCAATATCTTCTTTGAGGGGAAGGGAGCCAGAGATAGTGTTACACATTGTGCAGAAATGCTATTAACTGTAGTTGAGCATCACAACTTGGATTTATTAGCAGGGGGTCGAAAGACCTACATGGCAGGGGATGTAACTGATAACCTTGTCTCACATCCGTTTGAGCAAATGAGTCCCATCCCTGTAGGCTCATCGGAGATTTAGCGCTTCTCACAAGCCTTTTTGCAATCGCAGTCGTTTAGCAAACATACGATACTTCACACTTCAAGCAATGACAGGGGCATATGGGACTTCCTACCTCCTATATGCTGATGGATGAATTGCTTTGGCTACTCAAAAAATCAAGGGTCTGGTTTGAATCTCAAGGCATTCTGCTGATTTTGGCAAACTTCCTTCTGATTTATACTGTGTATGGAGAATGAGCCTTATTCTAAATTAACTAAGCAGCAGAGTTCAAACAGATGAAAACGTCTCCTTTTCAGTGATGCTGAGCACTTGTAGTCTCAAAATTTAGAGCAATGGGGAGTTTGAAGATCATCTTATCCCCATCATTTAGAATAGGCCTTttcaggctggggaaaaaaaaaaaagtatacttcaAGCAGAAAAAGATACAAGCGTGCCATTGGTAGCAGAAAAGCTCAGCACCAGAGGCATCAAAAAATTGGGGTAATGTTGTGAGAGAGAGCTAGATCTGTTGCCAAAATCAGACCAACGAAACCCAGTGGACCACCCCTGGCCCATCATCTCCTATTAAAAGTGAATTTACTGGCCAGAATGGATATAATCAGCGATCTCCTGGTTTTCACTGGGATTTACCAGAAATGTTTCTTGGTGTCAAAGATACAATTTTGGGCAGAGCCCCAGAGAGATGAGCTGAGGTGCTCAGAGCTCTCACCTGCAAACGGCAGAGACTGAGTCTCTGCTCTGCTTAATCCCAAACAGGAATTTGAAGGGGCACCTGGCAGATGAAGGACCTACCTTTCAGTGGGCGAAGGggaaaaggcttattttttcaCATACAATATTTCAAATGCTCTAACTCTGGCCCCGCGCTGAGCTAGAGCAACCACCCAAGGTGTCCTGCAAAATGCAGATGTTATTCCTCCCCCAGCCCAAGCTGTGGACGCGTGCCTCTCGCTGTGCACCACGTGGCCAGTGAGCAGGGTGGCAGACAGCCTCAGCACAATAATGTGTTTTCCTTCCTCAAACACCTGACAGTAGCATGGTCTCAGGACAACTTGGTCCCATGGCTGCATACTTTCCAATGTGATATTAATCAAACAGATTAACGTGTTTGCCTTTAATTTACATTTCACAAACAGCTGTTGAGCCACCTCAATGCCAGCAGTGCCTATTGCCAGCATTAGTGTCATTAGTAATCATTGCAGATGTAATAGCACCATTATCTCCTGCTAAAAGGGTCACTGATGGCTCAGGACAGAGCTTCAAGGAAGCAAAAACAGGTTGGATGAAATGAGATGGAAACTGCAAACTGTTGCTTCTATCTTAACTGGCATAAAGACATGTTGATGCTACGTAGAGGGAAATTAATGTGCACAAGCAGCAAAAATTTTGGCTGGAGTGTCATCAAGGAGGTGGGGCTCACACTAGCTCTTGTGTCACTTAGGCTAACATAGAGCATATAAATATGGGAAAGAGAGAATGGGGATATCACTACCAACCAAACAGTCTTCATCTCTCACAGCAAGCTTCCCTCCGTCTCTTGCTGCCACTTCTTTGGGTGAGTCTGATTAGCTTCTTTCCTTAAGTTGATGTAGATGGTGGTCACAAGTGCTGGCTCACTAGTCCAAGAAAACGATGTCTCCCCAGGTCTTTAAGCTCATTGTCCTGGTTTTGGGTCATCACCATAAATAACAGCCCCTTCTGACTTGGAGGAGTGGGTTTTTCAGAGTGGGTCTGCTGATCTTGGCAATCCTGTGCATGTATGCTACAGGGCTCAGTGGGATGGCTTTTCCAGGCTAGTTTGTCCTTTTGGGAGAAGACAACAGGGAGGCCAGGACTGATGTGAACATGTGGATGGAGATGGAGTTCTGGTTATAAACATTTGTCATTTACTGTGACTTGTAAAGCCTGATGCAGAAAGCTGTCCTTCCCTCTCAAGCTAGGTCATCTTTAGAAGGTCCATCTGCTACTTTGATCTCATTTTCATGCCACAGGAGCCGAAGGACATAAAATGCTTGATGACAACCTGTTTCTCCCTCCTAGACCTCCCTGTGTCTCCTCTGCCTTTTAACCCTAGGCCTCACCCTGATCACCATGGCTCTCTGGATCCGATCGCTGCCTCTTCTGGCCCTTCTCGCTCTTTCTGGCCCCGGGACCAGCCACGCAGCTGCCAACCAGCACCTCTGTGGCTCCCACTTGGTGGAGGCTCTCTACCTGGTGTGTGGAGAGCGGGGTTTCTTCTACTCCCCCAAAGCCCGACGGGACATTGAGCAGCCTCTAGGTAAGTCGGGCTGACCTTGAGCGCAGTCGTATGCTATGCAATGCAAAAGGCAACAACCGCCTATCTTTGACGGTGACACCAGGAATGTCCTTGATGGGGAATGCCAGGAATACCTCTAACATACCAGCAACATCACATTGCCGATGAAAAGCTCTTCAGGTTAAAAAGGCAGatgggaaggcaggcagggaaaaAGGATTTATGAGGCAAAAGGAATTGTGGCTGAAAGCTCAaacctgtctttttctttctgtggtcaTTACACCAGCTTGGGAATGTTCATAGAAAGTGAAGGCGGAAGGAACCCAGGAAGCCTCCTTCTGCCCCAAGACAGGATCGGTTGTTCCCATCCTGTTCCTGACCCATGCTTGTCTAGTATGTTCATAAAAACCTCCAGTGAAGAAGTTTCTTCTGCCTTCTGAAACTGCCTATTCCCAGGCTCAACTGACTTTCTTCTCGAGTGTTTCTTCCCAACATCTATGCTGAAAATCCCTTGCTgtaaattatttcttgtcttcttCATAGTGGACATGGGGAAGAGTCTACTCCTTTCTTCTTTATGgttgcttttcaaaatatttgaagtctGTTCCCATGTCTAGTTTTAACCTGCTCTCAACTAAATCCCCTCTATGCCCCCCGGCCCCAGCTACATTCTTAGGTCATATTTTCTAGATCTCTGTCCATGCAAATTGTTCTCCATTTG encodes:
- the INS gene encoding insulin; protein product: MGISLPTKQSSSLTASFPPSLAATSLGLTLITMALWIRSLPLLALLALSGPGTSHAAANQHLCGSHLVEALYLVCGERGFFYSPKARRDIEQPLVSGPLHGEVGELPFQQEEFEKVKRGIVEQCCHNTCSLYQLENYCN